The following are encoded together in the Juglans microcarpa x Juglans regia isolate MS1-56 chromosome 2D, Jm3101_v1.0, whole genome shotgun sequence genome:
- the LOC121250558 gene encoding aspartic and glutamic acid-rich protein isoform X4, translating into MGGCATKPKVLKEASAPEPVKEEKAGAAEEPVKNEKEAAVVVVSVNEEEAEKTDKKEEDDDDHKVKEIVDDDRVDDQDIKRRSLSHLFKENEEGKDSTDGKPAVEPVLKQEELSVTKEPTDESETKLSEVEKSEILVEQTAVPEDDALEKAAETEKTTETAPAAEDKTDETSEDKKTEDPDVADAPKEAETPTNEKTEEKAETQAAAEDKTDETSEDKKTEDPDVANAPKEAETQTNEKTEEKAETQEALETKAATEAKNDDASEEKKTEEKGSVEEKANV; encoded by the exons atgggaggATGTGCGACTAAACCGAAGGTCTTGAAGGAGGCGTCGGCTCCGGAGCCGGTGAAGGAGGAGAAAGCCGGTGCAGCTGAAGAACCGGTTAAGAACGAGAAGGAGGCGGCTGTTGTTGTCGTCAGCGTTAACGAGGAGGAGGCTGAGAAGACTGATAAGAAGGAGGAAGACGACGATGATCATAAGGTCAAGGAGATTGTTGATGATGACAGAGTTGACGACCAAGATATCAAGCGCCGTTCTCTCAGCCACTTGTTCAAGGAG AATGAAGAAGGGAAGGACTCAACTGATGGTAAACCTGCAGTGGAGCCAGTACTAAAACAAGAAGAATTATCAGTGACAAAAGAACCAACAGATGAATCTGAGACCAAGCTTTCGGAGGTtgagaaatctgaaattttggtAGAACAGACCGCCGTCCCTGAAGATGATGCCCTCGAGAAGGCCGCCGAAACAGAGAAAACAACTGAAACGGCACCAGCTGCAGAGGACAAAACTGATGAAACATCCGAG GACAAGAAAACAGAAGACCCAGATGTTGCTGATGCTCCTAAGGAGGCTGAAACCCCAACCAACGAGAAAACAGAAGAGAAGGCCGAAACACAGGCAGCTGCAGAGGACAAAACTGATGAAACATCCGAGGACAAGAAAACAGAAGACCCAGATGTTGCCAATGCTCCTAAGGAGGCTGAAACCCAAACCAACGAGAAAACAGAAGAGAAGGCCGAAACACAGGAAGCACTTGAAACTAAAGCAGCTACAGAGGCAAAAAACGATGATGCAtctgaagaaaagaaaacagaagagAAGGGGAGTGTTGAAGAAAAAGCCAATGTGTGA
- the LOC121250558 gene encoding aspartic and glutamic acid-rich protein isoform X5, translating into MGGCATKPKVLKEASAPEPVKEEKAGAAEEPVKNEKEAAVVVVSVNEEEAEKTDKKEEDDDDHKVKEIVDDDRVDDQDIKRRSLSHLFKENEEGKDSTDGKPAVEPVLKQEELSVTKEPTDESETKLSEVEKSEILVEQTAVPEDDALEKAAETEKTTETAPAAEDKTDETSEDKKTEHPDVADAPNEAETQTNEKTEEKAETQAAAEDKTDETSEDKKTEDPDVANAPKEAETQTNEKTEEKAETQEALETKAATEAKNDDASEEKKTEEKGSVEEKANV; encoded by the exons atgggaggATGTGCGACTAAACCGAAGGTCTTGAAGGAGGCGTCGGCTCCGGAGCCGGTGAAGGAGGAGAAAGCCGGTGCAGCTGAAGAACCGGTTAAGAACGAGAAGGAGGCGGCTGTTGTTGTCGTCAGCGTTAACGAGGAGGAGGCTGAGAAGACTGATAAGAAGGAGGAAGACGACGATGATCATAAGGTCAAGGAGATTGTTGATGATGACAGAGTTGACGACCAAGATATCAAGCGCCGTTCTCTCAGCCACTTGTTCAAGGAG AATGAAGAAGGGAAGGACTCAACTGATGGTAAACCTGCAGTGGAGCCAGTACTAAAACAAGAAGAATTATCAGTGACAAAAGAACCAACAGATGAATCTGAGACCAAGCTTTCGGAGGTtgagaaatctgaaattttggtAGAACAGACCGCCGTCCCTGAAGATGATGCCCTCGAGAAGGCCGCCGAAACAGAGAAAACAACTGAAACGGCACCAGCTGCAGAGGACAAAACTGATGAAACATCCGAGGACAAGAAAACAGAACACCCAGATGTTGCTGATGCTCCTAATGAGGCTGAAACCCAAACCAACGAGAAAACAGAAGAGAAG GCCGAAACACAGGCAGCTGCAGAGGACAAAACTGATGAAACATCCGAGGACAAGAAAACAGAAGACCCAGATGTTGCCAATGCTCCTAAGGAGGCTGAAACCCAAACCAACGAGAAAACAGAAGAGAAGGCCGAAACACAGGAAGCACTTGAAACTAAAGCAGCTACAGAGGCAAAAAACGATGATGCAtctgaagaaaagaaaacagaagagAAGGGGAGTGTTGAAGAAAAAGCCAATGTGTGA
- the LOC121250558 gene encoding late embryogenesis abundant protein 76 isoform X2 codes for MGGCATKPKVLKEASAPEPVKEEKAGAAEEPVKNEKEAAVVVVSVNEEEAEKTDKKEEDDDDHKVKEIVDDDRVDDQDIKRRSLSHLFKENEEGKDSTDGKPAVEPVLKQEELSVTKEPTDESETKLSEVEKSEILVEQTAVPEDDALEKAAETEKTTETAPAAEDKTDETSEDKKTEHPDVADAPNEAETQTNEKTEEKAETQAAAENKTYETSEDKKTEDPNVADAPKEAETQTNEKTEEKAETQAAAEDKTDETSEDKKTEDPDVANAPKEAETQTNEKTEEKAETQEALETKAATEAKNDDASEEKKTEEKGSVEEKANV; via the exons atgggaggATGTGCGACTAAACCGAAGGTCTTGAAGGAGGCGTCGGCTCCGGAGCCGGTGAAGGAGGAGAAAGCCGGTGCAGCTGAAGAACCGGTTAAGAACGAGAAGGAGGCGGCTGTTGTTGTCGTCAGCGTTAACGAGGAGGAGGCTGAGAAGACTGATAAGAAGGAGGAAGACGACGATGATCATAAGGTCAAGGAGATTGTTGATGATGACAGAGTTGACGACCAAGATATCAAGCGCCGTTCTCTCAGCCACTTGTTCAAGGAG AATGAAGAAGGGAAGGACTCAACTGATGGTAAACCTGCAGTGGAGCCAGTACTAAAACAAGAAGAATTATCAGTGACAAAAGAACCAACAGATGAATCTGAGACCAAGCTTTCGGAGGTtgagaaatctgaaattttggtAGAACAGACCGCCGTCCCTGAAGATGATGCCCTCGAGAAGGCCGCCGAAACAGAGAAAACAACTGAAACGGCACCAGCTGCAGAGGACAAAACTGATGAAACATCCGAGGACAAGAAAACAGAACACCCAGATGTTGCTGATGCTCCTAATGAGGCTGAAACCCAAACCAACGAGAAAACAGAAGAGAAGGCCGAAACACAGGCAGCTGCAGAGAACAAAACTTATGAAACATCCGAGGACAAGAAAACGGAAGACCCAAATGTTGCTGATGCTCCTAAGGAGGCTGAAACCCAAACCAACGAGAAAACAGAAGAGAAG GCCGAAACACAGGCAGCTGCAGAGGACAAAACTGATGAAACATCCGAGGACAAGAAAACAGAAGACCCAGATGTTGCCAATGCTCCTAAGGAGGCTGAAACCCAAACCAACGAGAAAACAGAAGAGAAGGCCGAAACACAGGAAGCACTTGAAACTAAAGCAGCTACAGAGGCAAAAAACGATGATGCAtctgaagaaaagaaaacagaagagAAGGGGAGTGTTGAAGAAAAAGCCAATGTGTGA
- the LOC121250558 gene encoding late embryogenesis abundant protein 76 isoform X3 produces MGGCATKPKVLKEASAPEPVKEEKAGAAEEPVKNEKEAAVVVVSVNEEEAEKTDKKEEDDDDHKVKEIVDDDRVDDQDIKRRSLSHLFKENEEGKDSTDGKPAVEPVLKQEELSVTKEPTDESETKLSEVEKSEILVEQTAVPEDDALEKAAETEKTTETAPAAEDKTDETSEDKKTEHPDVADAPNEAETQTNEKTEEKAETQAAAENKTYETSEDKKTEDPNVADAPKEAETQTNEKTEEKAETLAAAEDKTDETSEDKKTEDPDVANAPKEAETQTNEKTEEKAETQEALETKAATEAKNDDASEEKKTEEKGSVEEKANV; encoded by the exons atgggaggATGTGCGACTAAACCGAAGGTCTTGAAGGAGGCGTCGGCTCCGGAGCCGGTGAAGGAGGAGAAAGCCGGTGCAGCTGAAGAACCGGTTAAGAACGAGAAGGAGGCGGCTGTTGTTGTCGTCAGCGTTAACGAGGAGGAGGCTGAGAAGACTGATAAGAAGGAGGAAGACGACGATGATCATAAGGTCAAGGAGATTGTTGATGATGACAGAGTTGACGACCAAGATATCAAGCGCCGTTCTCTCAGCCACTTGTTCAAGGAG AATGAAGAAGGGAAGGACTCAACTGATGGTAAACCTGCAGTGGAGCCAGTACTAAAACAAGAAGAATTATCAGTGACAAAAGAACCAACAGATGAATCTGAGACCAAGCTTTCGGAGGTtgagaaatctgaaattttggtAGAACAGACCGCCGTCCCTGAAGATGATGCCCTCGAGAAGGCCGCCGAAACAGAGAAAACAACTGAAACGGCACCAGCTGCAGAGGACAAAACTGATGAAACATCCGAGGACAAGAAAACAGAACACCCAGATGTTGCTGATGCTCCTAATGAGGCTGAAACCCAAACCAACGAGAAAACAGAAGAGAAGGCCGAAACACAGGCAGCTGCAGAGAACAAAACTTATGAAACATCCGAGGACAAGAAAACGGAAGACCCAAATGTTGCTGATGCTCCTAAGGAGGCTGAAACCCAAACCAACGAGAAAACAGAAGAGAAGGCCGAAACACTG GCAGCTGCAGAGGACAAAACTGATGAAACATCCGAGGACAAGAAAACAGAAGACCCAGATGTTGCCAATGCTCCTAAGGAGGCTGAAACCCAAACCAACGAGAAAACAGAAGAGAAGGCCGAAACACAGGAAGCACTTGAAACTAAAGCAGCTACAGAGGCAAAAAACGATGATGCAtctgaagaaaagaaaacagaagagAAGGGGAGTGTTGAAGAAAAAGCCAATGTGTGA
- the LOC121250558 gene encoding late embryogenesis abundant protein 76 isoform X1 — protein sequence MGGCATKPKVLKEASAPEPVKEEKAGAAEEPVKNEKEAAVVVVSVNEEEAEKTDKKEEDDDDHKVKEIVDDDRVDDQDIKRRSLSHLFKENEEGKDSTDGKPAVEPVLKQEELSVTKEPTDESETKLSEVEKSEILVEQTAVPEDDALEKAAETEKTTETAPAAEDKTDETSEDKKTEHPDVADAPNEAETQTNEKTEEKAETQAAAENKTYETSEDKKTEDPDVADAPKEAETPTNEKTEEKAETQAAAEDKTDETSEDKKTEDPDVANAPKEAETQTNEKTEEKAETQEALETKAATEAKNDDASEEKKTEEKGSVEEKANV from the exons atgggaggATGTGCGACTAAACCGAAGGTCTTGAAGGAGGCGTCGGCTCCGGAGCCGGTGAAGGAGGAGAAAGCCGGTGCAGCTGAAGAACCGGTTAAGAACGAGAAGGAGGCGGCTGTTGTTGTCGTCAGCGTTAACGAGGAGGAGGCTGAGAAGACTGATAAGAAGGAGGAAGACGACGATGATCATAAGGTCAAGGAGATTGTTGATGATGACAGAGTTGACGACCAAGATATCAAGCGCCGTTCTCTCAGCCACTTGTTCAAGGAG AATGAAGAAGGGAAGGACTCAACTGATGGTAAACCTGCAGTGGAGCCAGTACTAAAACAAGAAGAATTATCAGTGACAAAAGAACCAACAGATGAATCTGAGACCAAGCTTTCGGAGGTtgagaaatctgaaattttggtAGAACAGACCGCCGTCCCTGAAGATGATGCCCTCGAGAAGGCCGCCGAAACAGAGAAAACAACTGAAACGGCACCAGCTGCAGAGGACAAAACTGATGAAACATCCGAGGACAAGAAAACAGAACACCCAGATGTTGCTGATGCTCCTAATGAGGCTGAAACCCAAACCAACGAGAAAACAGAAGAGAAGGCCGAAACACAGGCAGCTGCAGAGAACAAAACTTATGAAACATCCGAG GACAAGAAAACAGAAGACCCAGATGTTGCTGATGCTCCTAAGGAGGCTGAAACCCCAACCAACGAGAAAACAGAAGAGAAGGCCGAAACACAGGCAGCTGCAGAGGACAAAACTGATGAAACATCCGAGGACAAGAAAACAGAAGACCCAGATGTTGCCAATGCTCCTAAGGAGGCTGAAACCCAAACCAACGAGAAAACAGAAGAGAAGGCCGAAACACAGGAAGCACTTGAAACTAAAGCAGCTACAGAGGCAAAAAACGATGATGCAtctgaagaaaagaaaacagaagagAAGGGGAGTGTTGAAGAAAAAGCCAATGTGTGA